CTAGGGGGTGAGGCAACAGTGAGGTCCTACTCGTCCAGCTCCTTCTTCTCTCCTACCGTGTCGCAGTGGTAGTGCTGGTTGGGGCGGGCGGTGGGGAGTTGGGTGGGGGCGCCGGCTTTTTTGGCGGCCAGCATTTTCTGCACCAGGCGCAGGCGCTCCTGCTGAAGCTGCTGGCGCAGCTGCTGGTCGCTTTCCAGGCTGAACAGCTCCCGACCATCCACGAAGGTGCGCTCGGCGCGGGCGTAGATGCTCAGGGGGTTGTCGGACCAGAGCACCACGTCGGCGTCCTTGCCCTCCCGAATGCTGCCCATGTTCTTGTCCAGGTGCAGCATGCGGGCGGGGTTGATGGTGACCAGCTTCAGGGCTTCTTCCTCCGAGAGGCCACCGTACTTCACGGTTTTGGCGGCTTCCTGGTTGAGGCGGCGGCTCATTTCGGCGTCGTCGGAGTTGATGGCCACGTTCAGGCCGGCGTCGTGCATGATGGCCGCGTTGTAGGGAATGGCGTCGCGCACCTCGTTTTTGTAGGCCCACCAGTCGGAGAAGGTGCTGGCGTTGGCGCCGTGGGCCTTCATCTTGTCGGCCACCTTGTAGCCCTCCAGAATGTGGGTGAAGGTGTTGACCTTGAAGCCCATCCGGTCGGCCACGCCCAGCAGCATGTTGATTTCGCTTTGCACGTAGCTGTGGCAGGTAATAAAGCGCCGCTGGTTCAGAATTTCCACCAGGGCGTCCAGCTCCAGGTCGCGGCGCGGGGCTTCGGCTTTCTTTTGGCGGGCGCGGCTGAGCTTGTTCCAGGCCTGCCACTCCCGCTCGTACTCGCGGGCCCGCGTGAAGGCATCTACAAACACCTGCTCTACGCCCATGCGCGTCTGCGGGAAGCGTACCGTGTTCAGCTCGCCCCAGTTGCTTTGCTTCACGTTTTCGCCCAGGGCAAACTTGATAAAGCCCGGTGCCCCCTGAATCTTCAGCTGCTCGGGCGCCATGCCCCAGCGCAGCTTCACCAGCGCCGACTGCCCCCCAATGGGGTTGGCCGAGCCGTGCAGGAGCTGGGCCGCCACCACGCCCCCGGCCAGGTTGCGGTAAATGTCCACGTCCTCGGCGTCCACCACGTCGCCGATGCTTACCTCGCTGGTTACGGCCTGGGTGCCCTCGTTCACGCCCTCCGAAATGGCAATGTGGGAGTGCTCGTCGATGATGCCGGGGGTGAGGTGCTTGCCGGTGCCGTCCACGGTGCGGCCCCCGGCGGGCAAGCTCAGGTTGCGGCCTACCTGCCTGATTTTGCCGTTTTGGAGCAGCACGTCGGTGTTTTCGAGCCGGCCGGCGGCTTCACTGGTCCACACCGTGGCGTTTTTGATGAGCACGGTTTGCTGGCTGGGCAGCTCGGGCCGCCCGTAGGCCACAAACGGGTACTGCAAGGAGCCAATCTGGGGCGGCACGGGTGCCTTGGCGGAGTCGCGGCGGGCGGCGCGGCTGGCATCTTCCAGGCGGCGGGCCGTCCACTTTACCAGCGCACCTTCCGGCAGCTGCCCGTCGCCCTGAAACAGGCGATTCTCGGCAGTGTAGTAGCCGCTGAGCCGCACGGCACCGGGTTGGTTTGTGGTTTGGGGTTGTTGGGTATTGGCTTGTGGGGTTGATGACGGTTCGTTTTTTGGTTGTTGAGCCGCGTTTTTGCCTTTGGTTTTGTCCTGGGGGTTGAACATGATAGTAGCCAGCTCCCCGCTTACGGTCAGGGCGCCGCGCACGGTGTCGCCGGGGGCCAGGGCCACGCGCAGCTCGGGGGCTTCGGGCTTGCCGGCCAGCAGCAGCTTGGCCTCGGGCTGCCCGGTTAGTTGCAGGGCGTACACGCCGCGGTAGTCGGTGGGCAGGGTGTTGAGCGGGTACCGTTCGCCCTGCACCCAGTTGTCGAGCAGCACGTTGTCGTCGGCCAGCAGGCGGCCCGAGCACACCAGGAAGTTGGCCTCCATGCCCGGCCGCAGAGCCCCTACCCTATCCTGGGCCTTGACGAGAGCGGCAGGCGTGGCCGTCAGGGCCTGGAGCACCTGCGCTTCCGTGAGGCCGTGCTGGGCCGCTTTGCGCAGGTTGGGCAGAAACTTCTTTTTGTCTTTGAGGTCGGCGGCTGACAGGGCGAAAGGCACGCCGGCCTTGGCCAGCAGAGCCGCGTTGGCGGGCGCCATTTCCCAGTGCTTCAGGTCTTGCAGGGGCACGCGGGCGGCATCGTACACGTCGTCCACGAGGTAGGCATCGGGGAAGTTCAGGGTTAGGATGAACGGGGCCTTGGTGGCTTGCACGTCGGGCAGGCGCTGGTACTCGTCGCCGCGGCCTTTGATGATGTACTGCACCCCAAACTCGTCGCCCAGCTTGTCGGCGCGCAGGGCGCTTTGCTTGTCGCGCACCTCAAAAATGGCCGGCAGCCGGCGCTGCTCACTGAAAGCCCGGAGCGACAAATTCTGCTCGCGGCGCGGGTTGCGCTGGTTCCAGTCGGCATCGAGGTAGGTCTGGCGCAGCAGGGCAATGCTGCCCATCAACGACGACGGATAGTCCTGGGTGCTGGTGCCTTTGTCGAAGCTGAAGGCCGCGGCGGCGCGGTCCAGCAGCAGCACTTCGGCCTCGCGGCGGGTGGTGTTCAGGCTCACCAGGGCCGCCGTGCCGCGGGCAATGCCGTCGGGCTGATGGGTGAGCACCGTCCCGAAGCCCAGGCGGCGGTAGGCATCGGCCTGCTCGGCATGGGTGCGGAACTGTTCGGCGGCGTTGGCTTCCGGGTGAATGGCCTGGTTCCAGTCGTAGGCCCCGGCTTTCTGGCTTTCGATTTGGGGGCCGGCGCGGCGGCCTTGGCGCTCGGGGGCCTTCACCTCGGGCACGCCGTAGCTGGCGTACAGGTCCACGAAGCTGGGGTAGATGATGCGCCCGCGCAGGTCCTGCACTACGGCCCCGGCCGGAACCTGCACCCGCGGCCCCACGGCCTCCACCCGGCCGTCACGAATGACCAGCGTGGCATCGGGCAGGCGGGTTTGGTAATCGACGTAGATGGTGGCGTGGGTGAAGGCGTACAGGCCGGGGCGCTGGTCGGAGACGCCGTTGCGCGGGTAGGTGCCAGGTTGGGCCAGGGCCGCCGCGCTGCTCAGCAGCAGGCCGCTGCCTAGGCCCAGCCGCCGGTAGCAGTGGAGCATGAGAGTAGCAGAAAAAATTCAATACCGAAAGGAAATGGATGAACGGATGGCCGAGGACCAGAACTACCGGGCCGCGGCCGGCTAAGAAAGCCGCCCCGGCAACCGAAGCTGCACAGGCTCAGTATTTCATCTGTAAGAAACTACAACTCCCCACCAAAAACTACTTCCCATGCGCAAAGGCACCAAAGTCAGCTGGAAATACGGCACCGGCACGGCCACCGGCAAAATCGAGGAAACCCACAAGGAAACCGTAACCCGCAAGCTCCAAGGCGCCGACATCACCCGCCACGGCACCCCCGACAACCCCGCCTTCCTCATCGTGCAGGAAAACGGCGACCGGGTACTCAAGCTGAAAAGCGAGTTGAAAGAGGAGAAGTGAGAGGTGAGAAGTGAGAGGTGAGACAGTAGAACAGCAGCCCCGGAGGGGCGGCATGTCGGTAGCAAGACCCGTTCCCAAGAACAGGCAAAGCCCCCGCGGGGCGCCACCTGTCGTCTGCATGACCGTGTGTCGCCCCGCGAAGGTTTGCATCATCTATACCTGTTGTTTTCTACCGACATGCCGCCCCGCTGGGGCTAGTCTTGCTTCCGCGGGTCTGCGCCAAACAAAAAAGGCCTGCATTTAGAATGCAGGCCTTTTCACAATGTAAATCAGCTACCCTTTACACCGGCTTTTCCTGGTCGATAAAGGCTTGCTCTTCCATTTCGGTGGGCACCACTACAATGCCGCGCTGGAGCTTGGAGTTCTGCTTGCCGTAGATAAAATAGATAACGAAGCCCAGCAGCATCCAGCCCAAAGCCAGTTTCAGCGTGTTTCCGTCGAGGGCCGCAATCATGCCCAGGCACACGGCCGCGCCCAGGAAGGGCACCAGCGGGAAGGAGGCCGACGAGAGCGGGGAGCGGAACGGGCGGGGTTGCTGCGGGTCGGTGCGGCGCATCAGCCACACGCCCACGCTCACCAGCACAAAGGCCAGCAGGGTCCCGAATGAGGTCAGGTCGCCGGCCAGGGAGCCGGGCACGAAGGCCGCGAAGGCGCCCACAAACACCAGCAGCACCAGGTTCGACTTGTAGGGCGTCCGGAAGCGGGGGTGCAGGTCGGAGAAGGCCTTAGGCATGAGGCCGTCGTTGGCCATGGAGAAGAACACCCGGCTCTGCCCCATCAACATCACCAGAATTACCGAGGAGAAGCCGGCCAGAATAGCCACCGTCACGGCCGTGCTCAGCCACTCAAAGCCGGGCATATGCTCCCGGATGGCATAAGCCACCGAGGCCTCGCCGCCCTTCGAAGGGTCGGCAAACTCGCGCCAGTTGGCCACGCCCGTCAGCACGTGCCCGAACAGGATGTAGAGCACGGTGCACACGGCCAAAGAGCCCAGAATACCGATGGGCATGTCGCGCTTGGGGTTCTTGGCTTCCTGGGCGGCGGTGCTCACGGCATCAAACCCAATGAAGGCGAAAAACACGATGGCCGCGCCGCCCAGAATGCCGCCCCAGCCGTGCTTGTTCCAGTCGGTGTACTTGCGGATAACTTCCCCGGCGGCGTTTTTCACTGGCTCGGCGTTTTCCGGAATCAGGTAGGGCGTGTGGTTGGCGGGGTCCACGAACTGCCAGCCTACAGCAATGAAAATCAACACAATAGCCACTTTCACTACCACGATAATGGCATTGAAGGTAGCTGACTCCTGCGTGCCTTTGATGAGCAGCAAGCTCAGGGCTACCACAATGAGCAAGGCCGGCAGGTTGAGGATGCCGCCTTCTCGGGGCGAGTGGCTGAGGCTGAACGGTATTTCCGTCCCGAAGACCTCCAAGAGCTTGTTCAGGTATTCGCTCCAGGCAATGGCCACGGTGGCCGCCCCCAGGGCATATTCCATAATCAGGGCCCAGCCGATAACCCAGGCCACAAACTCGCCCATGGTGGTGTAAGCGTAGGTGTAGGCCGAGCCGGCAATGGGAATCATGGCGGCAAACTCGGCGTAGCACAGGCCGGCGAAGGCGCAGCCAATGGCCGCCACAATAAAGGCCAGCGTCACGCCCGGCCCCGAGGCCTGCGCCGCCGCCGCGGCCGTGCGCACAAACAAGCCGGCCCCGATAATGGCCCCGACGCCCAGCGCCACCAGGTTGCCCGCGCCGAGGGTGCGCTTCAGCGAGCCTTCCCCGGAGGAGTTGGCCTCGCCCAGCAGCTGGGCCAGCGGTTTTTTGGCGAAAATATTTGCCATACAGGTTTGAGAAAGAGAAGGGTAGAAAGGTGAGGTGAGGAAAATAGCAGCAAGAAAAACCGCCTGCAAGCGGCTGTGAGGCCCCAATATAGCCGTTTCTGCCGATTACGGCCGCTCTGGTTGCTGGGCAGGCGGCTGCTTCGGCCCCGAATTGATTGCCGGCCGGAGCCACCGGCGCTTCCCCCAGCCAGACGCCGCCC
This region of Hymenobacter sp. YIM 151500-1 genomic DNA includes:
- a CDS encoding amidohydrolase family protein; amino-acid sequence: MLHCYRRLGLGSGLLLSSAAALAQPGTYPRNGVSDQRPGLYAFTHATIYVDYQTRLPDATLVIRDGRVEAVGPRVQVPAGAVVQDLRGRIIYPSFVDLYASYGVPEVKAPERQGRRAGPQIESQKAGAYDWNQAIHPEANAAEQFRTHAEQADAYRRLGFGTVLTHQPDGIARGTAALVSLNTTRREAEVLLLDRAAAAFSFDKGTSTQDYPSSLMGSIALLRQTYLDADWNQRNPRREQNLSLRAFSEQRRLPAIFEVRDKQSALRADKLGDEFGVQYIIKGRGDEYQRLPDVQATKAPFILTLNFPDAYLVDDVYDAARVPLQDLKHWEMAPANAALLAKAGVPFALSAADLKDKKKFLPNLRKAAQHGLTEAQVLQALTATPAALVKAQDRVGALRPGMEANFLVCSGRLLADDNVLLDNWVQGERYPLNTLPTDYRGVYALQLTGQPEAKLLLAGKPEAPELRVALAPGDTVRGALTVSGELATIMFNPQDKTKGKNAAQQPKNEPSSTPQANTQQPQTTNQPGAVRLSGYYTAENRLFQGDGQLPEGALVKWTARRLEDASRAARRDSAKAPVPPQIGSLQYPFVAYGRPELPSQQTVLIKNATVWTSEAAGRLENTDVLLQNGKIRQVGRNLSLPAGGRTVDGTGKHLTPGIIDEHSHIAISEGVNEGTQAVTSEVSIGDVVDAEDVDIYRNLAGGVVAAQLLHGSANPIGGQSALVKLRWGMAPEQLKIQGAPGFIKFALGENVKQSNWGELNTVRFPQTRMGVEQVFVDAFTRAREYEREWQAWNKLSRARQKKAEAPRRDLELDALVEILNQRRFITCHSYVQSEINMLLGVADRMGFKVNTFTHILEGYKVADKMKAHGANASTFSDWWAYKNEVRDAIPYNAAIMHDAGLNVAINSDDAEMSRRLNQEAAKTVKYGGLSEEEALKLVTINPARMLHLDKNMGSIREGKDADVVLWSDNPLSIYARAERTFVDGRELFSLESDQQLRQQLQQERLRLVQKMLAAKKAGAPTQLPTARPNQHYHCDTVGEKKELDE
- a CDS encoding hypervirulence associated TUDOR domain-containing protein; amino-acid sequence: MRKGTKVSWKYGTGTATGKIEETHKETVTRKLQGADITRHGTPDNPAFLIVQENGDRVLKLKSELKEEK
- a CDS encoding amino acid permease — its product is MANIFAKKPLAQLLGEANSSGEGSLKRTLGAGNLVALGVGAIIGAGLFVRTAAAAAQASGPGVTLAFIVAAIGCAFAGLCYAEFAAMIPIAGSAYTYAYTTMGEFVAWVIGWALIMEYALGAATVAIAWSEYLNKLLEVFGTEIPFSLSHSPREGGILNLPALLIVVALSLLLIKGTQESATFNAIIVVVKVAIVLIFIAVGWQFVDPANHTPYLIPENAEPVKNAAGEVIRKYTDWNKHGWGGILGGAAIVFFAFIGFDAVSTAAQEAKNPKRDMPIGILGSLAVCTVLYILFGHVLTGVANWREFADPSKGGEASVAYAIREHMPGFEWLSTAVTVAILAGFSSVILVMLMGQSRVFFSMANDGLMPKAFSDLHPRFRTPYKSNLVLLVFVGAFAAFVPGSLAGDLTSFGTLLAFVLVSVGVWLMRRTDPQQPRPFRSPLSSASFPLVPFLGAAVCLGMIAALDGNTLKLALGWMLLGFVIYFIYGKQNSKLQRGIVVVPTEMEEQAFIDQEKPV